A stretch of Caenorhabditis elegans chromosome IV DNA encodes these proteins:
- the nspb-3 gene encoding Nematode Specific Peptide family, group B (Product from WormBase gene class nspb;~Confirmed by transcript evidence): MFQKSTIVMIFALFCISSCQVIYTPEVVSSPYYYASSPVASAYPYAYAYGAAAYPTAYYGWGSNMGQQAPSSAPTQKLTNNQ, encoded by the exons atgttccaaaaatccaCAATTGTCATGATTTTTGCCCTTTTCTGTATTTCATCGTGTCAAGTTATATATACTCCTGAAGTTGTATCATCTCCATATTATTATGCTTCATCTCCAGTTGCTTCTGCTTATCCATATGCTTATGCTTATGGAGCTGCTGCTTATCCAACTGCTTATTACGGATGGGGATCTAATATG GGACAACAAGCACCATCTTCTGCTCCAActcagaaattgacaaataATCAGTAA
- the nspb-4 gene encoding Nematode Specific Peptide family, group B (Product from WormBase gene class nspb;~Partially confirmed by transcript evidence) — protein sequence MFQKTTIVMIFALFCISSCQVLYTPEVVSSPYYYASSPVASAYPYAYAYGAAAYPTAYYGWGSNKGQQAPSSAPTQKLTNNQ from the exons atgttccaaaaaaccaCAATTGTCATGATTTTTGCCCTTTTCTGTATTTCATCGTGTCAAGTTTTATATACTCCTGAAGTTGTATCATCTCCATATTATTATGCTTCATCTCCAGTTGCTTCTGCTTATCCATATGCTTATGCTTATGGAGCTGCTGCTTATCCAACCGCATATTATGGATGGGGATCTAATAAG GGACAACAAGCTCCATCTTCTGCTCCAACACAGAAATTGACAAATAATCAGTAA
- the nspb-5 gene encoding Nematode Specific Peptide family, group B (Product from WormBase gene class nspb;~Confirmed by transcript evidence): protein MFQKSTIVMIFALFCISSCQVLYTPVVSSPYYYASSPVASAYPYAYAYGAAAYPTAYYGWGSNKGQQAPSSAPTQKLTNNQ from the exons atgttccaaaaatccaCAATTGTCATGATTTTTGCCCTTTTCTGTATTTCATCGTGTCAAGTTTTATATACTCCTGTTGTATCATCTCCATATTATTATGCTTCATCTCCAGTTGCTTCTGCTTATCCATATGCTTATGCTTATGGAGCTGCTGCTTATCCAACTGCATATTATGGATGGGGATCTAATAAG GGACAACAAGCACCATCTTCTGCTCCAActcagaaattgacaaataATCAATGA
- the F38A5.6 gene encoding BAR domain-containing protein (Confirmed by transcript evidence) — translation MEKKTNCIQNEEQKKEKELIAEKAAKAGFVNRLYVNIGQKVGVVELTKLEPRFERNIDKLTSYHNLIYKIVNVIELQVQFMPKAMAKKAVLCAPGENPWEVLGGWLNYLGKNQFDGQHSKMLEKYSSACGRIAQKEIQVQKRTRSHLIKKMRLYTGEESEILNSNVENLNNLLHAIDDSRHHVKSSKTTKEVKAKGETYRKAINAFNETANEVQALIDEVAMVVPLHENEFLKFSREASVYHDTVHNSLSEVIFRLGYHVKKH, via the exons ATGgagaaaa AAACAAATTGCATTCAAAATGAAGAGCaaaagaaggaaaaggaaCTTATTGCTGAAAAAGCAGCAAAGGCTGGATTTGTCAACCGACTTTATGTGAACATCGGACAAAAAGTTGGAGTTGTCGAGCTGACTAAGTTAGAGCCACGTTTTGAG AGGAACATCGATAAGCTCACCTCCTACCACAACTTAATCTACAAAATTGTGAATGTAATCGAACTTCAAGTTCAATTCATGCCCAAGGCAATGGCAAAGAAAGCAGTTTTGTGTGCTCCCGGCGAGAATCCATGGGAAGTTCTTGGAGGATGGTTGAattatttgggaaaaaatcagtttgatGGGCAACATTCT aaaatgctggaaaaataCAGTAGCGCCTGTGGAAGAATTGCTCAAAAGGAGATCCAGGTGCAGAAAAGAA CTCGTTCTCATCTGATTAAAAAGATGCGTTTGTACACTGGAGAGGAAAGTGAGATATTGAATTCGAAcgtagaaaatttgaataacttGCTCCATGCAATCGATGATTCTCGTCACCAT gtgaagTCTTCAAAAACCACGAAAGAGGTGAAAGCAAAAGGCGAAACGTATCGTAAAGCCATCAATGCTTTCAACGAAACGGCAAATGAAGTTCAAGCATTGATTGACGAAGTTGCAATGGTTGTCCCACTTCACGAAAATGAATTTCTGAAG TTTTCACGTGAAGCTTCGGTTTACCACGACACTGTACACAATTCTCTGAGCGAAGTGATCTTCCGTCTTGGTTATCATGTCAAGAAGCATTGA
- the F38A5.8 gene encoding uncharacterized protein (Confirmed by transcript evidence), with product MADDGYEVIGPVYSVPPLASPMPTMVPPSPLAVTPKVKKDEDSGSSAAETTRAGKHRKRTNASEYEVSNMESTHHDVVSIKHRPNSCDVCHVATLLFLIVMVIAISTPVLLSASKGGLPWIENKLMEESN from the exons ATGGCAGACGATGGATACGAAGTAATTGGTCCCGTCTATTCGGTGCCTCCTCTTGCATCACCGATGCCCACGATGGTTCCTCCATCGCCACTCGCAGTCACTCCAAAGGTTAAAAAGGATGAAGATTCTGGATCAAGTGCGGCGGAGACGACCAGAGCcggaaaacatcgaaaaaggACAAACGCCTCAGAGTATGAAGTG AGCAATATGGAGAGCACCCACCATGATGTAGTTTCGATCAAGCACAGACCAAACTCGTGTGACGTTTGCCACGTGGCGACTCTTTTGTTCCTGATTGTTATGGTGATCGCCATATCGACTCCAGTTCTCCTTTCTGCAAGTAAGGGCGGACTTCCATGGATTGAGAATAAGTTGATGGAAGAGTCTAATTAA
- the sup-36 gene encoding SUPpressor (Product from WormBase gene class sup;~Confirmed by transcript evidence) yields MPSCEIKFDFNDSDESVTVRETRIILLLPVIRRAVELQYPDFATEENAVIEAPFRVPFKKDAGVFLFDTIARYAAPTDDNVHEITVEQSYPEAGPKTLDELKEIIELANFWECTTYMECIGFAIAKKLEDKTIEEIAAFMGVECNPPGNFFAEEDGWIHPPADAFQNVQ; encoded by the exons ATGCCATCTTGCGAGATCAAATTCGACTTCAACGACTCTGACGAGTCAGTCACTGTTCGTGAAACTCGCATTATCCTGCTTCTTCCAGTCATCCGTCGCGCTGTTGAGCTCCAG tatcCGGATTTCGCGACCGAGGAGAATGCGGTGATTGAAGCTCCATTCAGGGTTCCATTCAAGAAGGATGCTGGAGTATTCCTCTTCGATACCATCGCTCGCTACGCTGCACCAACCGATGACAATGTCCATGAGATCACTGTTGAACAAAGTTACCCAGAAGCTGGACCGAAGACCTTGGATGAGCTCAAAGAAATCATTGAACTCGCCAACTTCTGGGAGTGTACCACTTACATGGAGTGCATCGGATTTGCGATTGCAAAGAAGTTGGAGGACAAGACCATCGAAGAGATCGCCGCTTTCATGGGAGTCGAATGCAATCCACCAGGAAACTTCTTCGCAGAGGAAGACGGATGGATTCATCCACCAGCAGACGCTTTCCAGAATGTCCAATAG
- the F38A5.22 gene encoding TransThyretin-Related family domain (Confirmed by transcript evidence) produces the protein MQKLPLFILILFLPIFLTTKPTDFSVRITGRLICHEEPYANHIYIPFDVFYENVLFHGNYSTRWTDKDGNFDYSCYVKNVERYIITPYIVIFHRCWERKVVPHRCDRMIVWPIPPMNLTFNSIIPDDKRTFHIGLLELRYKHQREVVKKCGLPG, from the coding sequence ATGCAAAAGTTACCTCTTTTcattctaattttatttttgcccataTTCCTTACAACCAAGCCAACTGATTTTTCCGTCCGAATCACTGGACGATTGATTTGCCACGAAGAACCATATGCTAACCATATCTACATACCATTTGACGTGTTCTATGAAAATGTATTGTTTCATGGAAATTATTCCACGAGATGGACTGATAAGGATGGAAATTTCGATTACTCATGTTATGTGAAGAACGTTGAAAGATATATAATCACCCCCtatattgtgatttttcatagaTGCTGGGAGCGGAAGGTGGTACCACATAGATGTGATCGCATGATCGTATGGCCAATTCCACCAATGAATCTCACATTCAACAGTATTATTCCTGATGATAAACGGACTTTCCACATAGGATTATTGGAGTTGAGATATAAACATCAAAGGGAGGTCGTAAAGAAGTGTGGTTTACCAGGATAA